The Punica granatum isolate Tunisia-2019 chromosome 4, ASM765513v2, whole genome shotgun sequence sequence ATCAGATGATCACACTCTTCTTTGCTAAGAAATTCCTTGTAAAGGAAGATCCTGCAGAAAAGAAGATTTTATTTGTCTTGAGAAGCGATTCGGAGTCTTAGCCATATTTAGATAATCCAAACTTCAATAGTTCCATGACAACTGATGCTTCAGAAATAACGAGTGAAAGACCTTGTATCGTTATGTAGTAGCTTATAATGGCATCATAATCAAGAAACTATGGCATCATATCAATGGAAGGTATGAGAACAAGTACCATGAAGTTGAATGCATCAAAGTACCTGACCTTGGTTGCCAAGAGAGCTGGACAACTTTTGATGGATCAATTCTATCAGAGTGAGAGGCATGGCCCAATTGAATGCCGGCATCCTTAATTCGTAGTTCCTTACGGCTAGCGGACGAAAGCATTTGAACAACAGAGTTAATTAGACTCCATATAGAATCACAAAAGCAGTGAATATAACAAAATCACTTCCTAGCAAGATCCAATGGTGCCCTGTAATCTCCACTCCAGTGACTCCAGAGTGGCCTTCCCAAAATCACAAGTTCGCAGAGCACCCCTTCCAGTGTACAGGTTTGATGAGAATCAAACTGAATTGTCTATGTCAATTCACGGCATTGAAAACTCGAAAATCGTCGCAGGCAATTCATTCATCGTCAACTTTGAATGTACAGAAGACACTAATACAGAAATCGCGAATTCAGAAGAGAACATATCTCGTCTCCTCAACTAGCCAAACAGTTCATTGATAATGTTTTTAGGGCAGAGTACAGTGCAGAAAAGCGATGAACCAGCTAGATCAGAGAAGAAACAGTGGATTACTACCGCGGAGACAGCACAAGCTTAGCACTGAAATCCACAGTTTGCAGGGAAAGCAAAACATTCCAAAATCACGACAAGCAAATGCGATGCCGATGAGCAAATACAATCTCAGGGCGAGAATTGAAGCGAGGAGAAACAGATGATATACATTTCCGCGAAGCAGCTCGAGATAGGCAGCATAAGTGCCAAGAGAAACACAGAGGCGGGGGAAGCCATTGCTGACTATCGTGGATAGAACGGAGGagcacgagagagagagagagagagagagagagagagggagggagagggagaaggagagTCGTGCGAGAGCTTAAGAGCGGAGGAGCTGCGCGTCGCAGAACTGCAACCGGATTTCTTTCATGAACGTGGAAAGTTCGTTTCTTCTCCCGCAAGTACATGacaatattttcatttcctaGGTGTGCTCGGCCTATTAACTGACGTTAATCATCGTATGTCAGGTTATCGACTTGGCCCGAGCCACGAGCCATGAGGTGTATCAAATATTTCAGCATAAATCACGAGATGCAATGAAATTGACAAGTTACGCCACATAGTGTATCAAATTACACTGACACTGATAGAGGACGGATACTGCTTTGCTCGGAGAACACCTCCGGCATAAAATCATCCCTCGATGATCATATAATACTGGAACAGATCTTGACTCCTTGATACGTAACCTGTCTGCCAACAAACGAGGGGAGTAATTTCGAGCACCATCGATGTTTATATCAAGACATTTTACTGCTGAGCGCAGATGCAAACTACCACCAAGATAATCGAATAATGTTCTCGtcattaatttatttgcaGAATAGAGGTTGGTAATGTTGATTAAGCTGCAAACATGATGACATGCCATATAACTCATAAGATCACTCTCTTCTATCCTGAAAGCAAACCAATCGAATCATTTAACCGCCCATAAGGAAACAAGTACAAAAGAATCAATGAAGCTATATCAACCAAAACTCATGCTCATAGAAGAATCTTTGCTGACAGGATTCAATTCATATCAATCGCCACGATGAGATTTCTTCAGGGTCATGTGGCCTGACTCATCCCGATCAAAGAGGCGCTCAATGAGCTCATCCCAGCTCTCGTTCTTGCTATTCTTATGGGACGAACCAACAGAAAAAGATGCGTCTCCTTTACTAGACCTCCCTGACTCCTggccttcttcttccttgtcTTGTTGCTCGTTGAAAGTGCCATACTGAGAGGGTGAGAATGCATGTGGGACTGCTAGGGTGACGGCCCTCTTGAGGGCGGCCTGGTACTCCTCAGTGTGTTCCTTCTCAATTGTCTCCTGCCTCTCCATTCTCTGCTTTGGGGGAACCTCCATGATATGATCTTTCTCGAGCATCAACTGGCACGGGGAAAGGATTGGAAGATTGAGATTGGAGATTTTGGGACCAACATTATAAAGCCGAGCCTTACATTTGCTGGCAAGCCTACACGTTTTTTCATAGGGATTGAGTCTGGGATTTCGAAAAGGGAGACAACTCAACTTACATCTATAGCCCTCTGAGCTTCTCTCTCTATCCAAATGATGGCATGATCAGAAGTCGCATTACAGGAAATAACTATGTGCTCGAACCTCCCATCCACCGGCACTGCTGTCCTTACAACTGGAGGAAATCTACCCAACCTGCACAAGAAGTAGACGCCATTAAGGAGAGGTCAGCActcatcatgaaacaacttccTCGAAGAAACCACCTGcatcttttttaaaaagacCAATGTTTACTGGCTTGTTCAAAAACACGAAAGTGGACTCAAATGACCAATGTTTACTGCCTTGCTCAAAAACATGAAAGTGGACTCAAATGACAGGAACTATACTCTAATCACACACTTGGTAGAACACCATCGGCATGAAATAATAGCATAAGGTACCAAAGGGGGCTAATTAAATCTGACAAAATTTATACCTGAAAGGTTTCCTCTCAACAATGTGATAGAGGCGACCTGGAGCGTACAGTCTTCTTGGGTCCTTGAGCATCTTCTCCTCGGATATACACGTATCCCTCATGCACCTGGCGCATAATAGGCAAGGCAAACTGCCAGCAagagaagaaaacaaattCAATCAAACAACAGTGGAAAGGAGCTCTGCCAGAGAGGGACTTCCCTAACTTCAGAAGGACATCAACTGAATGTAGTTATAGTGAAAAGACTGTCTGACGAGAATATACCAGAAAAGAGACTTGAAAATATCTTCCAAAGGTGTAGCTGTCCGCGGTAAGAAGTCATCCTGGTCCATCACAAGAACATTAAAACAATTTAACTGGTTCAAAGCCACTCTGTAACCTGGACAAACAACTCCAGTGACCTAGCATCAATTGGTCAAGGATTGTTATATTAATAGTGAGTTTAACTCTGACGCAGAGTCAAATGGTCATTTGCCACATTGACCCAAGTACTTCCAGTATAGATGTAAACACTGTCAACATGACTCCACAGACAAAAGAATAAACTAATGAACTTGCCTGGAGCACGACCGAATTGATGACATCAGCATACCGGACTGCCAGGTTCAAGGACATACACCGGGCAGGAGCAATAGCATATCCTCTTACCCGCTTCCTCTCGATATTCCCCAGCTTATCTAGATTCCTCACCACGACCATGGTTAACAAAGCCGCCACACCTGACCCTAAGGAATGTCCCGCGAAAGTCAAAGTATAATTGGGGTACTTCTCCAGCAACTGCTTTAAGACTTCCGTCTCCATGTCTAAAACCCACACGGCAGCCTTCAACAGCCCATTGTGGACATACCCACCATCAAATTTCCTCTTCCCGAGCTTATTGTCCAACATAACTGCGTAATCGCTCTCCTTCGCCATATTAAGTCCCCTAAAGGCAAGCACAATATCAGTGTGTTTGTGATCAATGTAAAGCATGTAAGGCGGGGCCCGGCCCTGGGCATCCTCATAGCTTCTGCGAAGGATTAGGCAGTCAGGGTTGATCCCGTATCCCCCAGGAGGTTCCCACAGAGGGCACCGCAGGTCTTCCTCGTAGACGGCAAGGATGTACCGGCACAGGCGGGGGACTGGCTCAAACTCTTCGGCAGTGGCAAAGCCCCAGGTCTCACTGTCATGGCCTGCACTGTGGAGGCACCGCTTCCAGGCCCACCGAGCACAGGCCAGGCAGTAGACACACTCGAGGAGAGGGACCCCACATATCATCGACATGGTAATTCGTTATTTACACCAGTTATTCACTTTCTGAAGCAGGCAAGCCTACCTGGACCCAGTCTAATCAGAGACAGATGCTGCACATTGACCCCATGGATCCAATGGTTCACAGTGGCCAATTTGATTAGGCTGGGATCAGTGAAGAATTACACTTTACGAGCTCAAGATCTCTCAGGATGACACCAAAAAGAATGGACTTTAACTTGATAGGACGAACAAGAATAACACTGAAGTGGAATGACCAAACGTGGACTGACTATGCAGCAACAGGGTGCAGATGAGCTGACGATCACATGAACAAGCATTAGGCAAGAAAGATATCTAAAACCAAGAAATGGAAATTCAGTAATCGACTCCGCTGCAGAGCAATAATAAATGTCTAAACAGCTGAAGAAATTCAATCAGGATCAACAGGACTGTACGGTGGGTATGATCAAATTCATATCGACTGGGTTCTGCAGATGATGCCAACGCTGAAGTAAGAACAGTGCAGAAGTAAATTCAGCACCAAACTTTAACTCAGAGACTCATGAGCTCTATACAGACAACAAAGAGTATCAGAAACTAAAAGCATAAAGCTGATCAGTAGAAGCACTCATCGGAAACTGAAAGTCAAAGATGCTTAATTGTTCGATCGGAGATGGACTGATCTGGGTCTGTGGCCACTGGGGACGAGAAATTCATTG is a genomic window containing:
- the LOC116203871 gene encoding uncharacterized protein LOC116203871, whose product is MSMICGVPLLECVYCLACARWAWKRCLHSAGHDSETWGFATAEEFEPVPRLCRYILAVYEEDLRCPLWEPPGGYGINPDCLILRRSYEDAQGRAPPYMLYIDHKHTDIVLAFRGLNMAKESDYAVMLDNKLGKRKFDGGYVHNGLLKAAVWVLDMETEVLKQLLEKYPNYTLTFAGHSLGSGVAALLTMVVVRNLDKLGNIERKRVRGYAIAPARCMSLNLAVRYADVINSVVLQDDFLPRTATPLEDIFKSLFCLPCLLCARCMRDTCISEEKMLKDPRRLYAPGRLYHIVERKPFRLGRFPPVVRTAVPVDGRFEHIVISCNATSDHAIIWIEREAQRAIDLMLEKDHIMEVPPKQRMERQETIEKEHTEEYQAALKRAVTLAVPHAFSPSQYGTFNEQQDKEEEGQESGRSSKGDASFSVGSSHKNSKNESWDELIERLFDRDESGHMTLKKSHRGD